The sequence CCTCACCGGTCGCATCAGTGACGGTCAATGGATAGGCGACGGCATCCGCCTGGCCGTCCGATTCGCTGCTTGCATCCTTGCTGCTGTCCGACTGTTCGGTCGTCGATGTGCTGTTGTCCGATCCGCTGTCTTTCGCATTGTCGGCGCTGCCGCATGCTGTCAGAAGCAGGACGGCGAGGATGGCTGTGAGCCAAAACTGCCAAAGTTTCTTCATGGTCGTTCCTCCTGTTTTCTCGCCAAACAAAAATCCCCCGTTCGGACACGAGGGATGAGCGCAGTCGAAATAAGGCGGAGAACCGCCGCACTTCACCGTGCCTATCCGCGTAGGGTCCGGGTGATCAGCAAAGAAGGCAGGTCTCCTGGCTTGTGCGTCAGACACCCGATCCGCGCCTTCCCGGGGTTCAGCCGGTGGCGGTTGCGGACGAGCTCGGCACTTACAGTGGCGGGACCGCGCCGGATTTGAACCGGCTTCCCTTTTCCCCCCGTCGGGACGGGGCACCTTTTTGCGAGTTTGGTATGTAGTTTGATAGTGTTCCGCTCTTATTATACAGAACTGTCTGGATTTGTCGAGTGCCGTGTGGAGGGAACGCCCTGGGAGGACGCTTCCCGCAGGCATATCGGACAGTTGGCTGGGGTTATCGGACATTTGGCGCGTGGTATCGGACACTTGACGCTTGGTATCGGACACTTGGGCGGAAGTATCGGACACACCGCCGAATTTATCGGCATCCAGACACAATTCACGAGCCTGGCTTGTGCTCGCTCCCGCTCGTTTGCTGCCGGAGCCGTCTTGGACGCGGCAGCTCTCCAGAACCATGACGGCTTGTGCGGCGCGCAGAAAAAGACAAGCCATCCCTTGCACTGCCGGGCGTATCGGACAGTTGCTGAGAGATATCGGACACTTGGCGTGTGGTATCGGACAGTTGGCGAGATGTATCGGACACTTGGGCGGAAGTATCGGACACTTCGCCGAATTCATCGGCATCCGGACACAATTCTCACCGATTCCGCGCATGCAAAAAGCCCGGCGCGTTCGGCGCCGGGCTTTCGGTTACATGCGGTCGGGTGCTGCGACACCGACCAGTTTCAGTGCGTTGGCGATTGTTGTGCGGGTCGCGGTGACCAGTGCGATACGGGCTTCCGTCAGCTCACGGTTGTCCGGGTCGAGCACTTTTTCCGCATTGTAGAAGCTGTGGAACGTCGCCGCCAGCTCCTGGATGTATGTCGTGATGCGGTGCGGCGCACGGAGGCGCGCCGCATCGCCGACGATTTGCGGGAAGTCGCCGATCTTCTTCAGCAGCTCGATCTCCTTCTCGGCCTTCAGCAGATCGACGTGCTCCATGGATGCTGCGAACCCTTGCTCCGCTGCTGCACGCAGGATCGACGAGATGCGGGCATGCGCATATTGTGCATAGTATACCGGGTTTTCATTCGACTTGGACACAGCGAGGTCGAGGTCGAAGTCCATCTGCGAATCGCCGGAGCGCATCGCGAAGAAGTAGCGCGCTGCATCCAGACCGACGAGTTCCACGAGCTCACGCAGCGTGACGGCCTTGCCCGTCCGTTTGCTCATCTTGAACTTCTCGCCGTCCTTATACAGCTGCACCATCTGCGCGACTTCCACTTCCAGCGTGTCGCGATCGTAGCCGAGCGCCTGGATGGCCGCTTTCATGCGTGGAATGTAGCCGTGGTGATCGGCACCCCAGATGTTGATGAGTGTGTCGAACCCGCGGCGCAGCTTGTCTTCGTGATACGCGATATCCGGCGTCAAGTATGTGTATGTGCCATCTTTTTTGATGAGGACGCGGTCTTTATCATCGCCGAATTCGGTCGAACGGAACCACGTAGCGCCGTCCTCCTCATAGACATGACCGTTTTCACGGAGCTTGTTCAGGGCTACATCAATCTTGCCGTCCTTATAGAGGGAGGTCTCGGAGAACCAGACGTCGAACGGCACGCGGAAATCGGCGAGGTCCTGCTTCAGCTTGCCGAGCTCGATGTCCAGGCCGTATTTGCGGAAGAACTGATAGCGTTCTTCATCCGGCACAGATACGAATTTGTCGCCGTATTCCGCGACGAGCTGCTTGGCGATATCAATGATGTCCGCGCCCTGGTAGCCGTCCGCAGGCATGTCCTTGTCGAGGCCGAGTTCCTGGAAATACCGGGCTTCGACGGAGCGTGCAAGGTTTTCGACCTGGTTGCCGGCGTCGTTGATGTAATATTCGCGGGAGACATCATAGCCTGCGAAGTCGAGGATGCTGGAGAGCGCGTCGCCGAGCGATGCGCCGCGGGCATGGCCGAGGTGCAGGTCGCCGGTCGGGTTCGCCGAGACGAACTCGACCTGGATCTTTTCGTGCTGCCCGGACTCTGTGCGGCCGTAAGATTCTCCCTGGCTGAGCACCGTCTTGACGACGTCGCTCAAGTAATCCTTCTTGAGGATGATGTTCATGAATCCCGGACCTGCGATATCGACGGACTCGATCGATGTGCCGGATGTATCGAGCTTCTCGAGGATCGCTTCCGCAATCGCGCGCGGCGGCTTCTTCGCAATTTTCGTCAGCTGCATGGCGATGTTGGTCGCATAGTCGCCGTTGTCCTTGTTCTTCGGTGTTTCGAGCATGATGTCCGGCAGGCTGGTCTCATCCGCCAGGCCGGTTCTCAGCACTGCTATATGCAGGGCGTCTTTCACTTCGTTCTGGATCTGTTCAACTGCATTCATCGTGTTCCCTCCGCGTAAGTAATAGTCAGTTCGTAATGTCCGAGCAATCCGTCTTCAGCGTGCATTTCGTAGCTGACGCGGAATTCGCCATGGTCGTGATCTTCTGTCAGCAGGAGCTCATTCGTGACCACATGCAGGTCGAGCGCGAGCGGTCCGTTCGCATACGTGCCGGGCCGGGTCCCGCCGGGTGCGAATGGCAGCCGCATCCGGATGGCGCCGGTCCGCATGATGACCGCGTCTTCCGGATCGAGCTTGATCGTCGTCCGGACGGTTTCCGCGTTCTGCTTCTCTTCGTAGCGCAAGTACCGTCTGCCGCCTTTTTCCGTGATCGTCCCTGCCAGTTCGAGTTCCATGAAATCCGTGTCCTGTCCGGGATGCCGGATCTCCGATTTCAAGTTGATCGTCACCGGTACGATCGGGGGCTGCGTTCCCATCCGTCCACCGCCTTTTCGAGTCTATATTCTATCCATTATAGCGGCTGCCGCACGTTTTTTTCAATCCCGGCCTGTCCGTTGCCCTTTTTTGGAGAGTTCCGTTTAATTCACCTCCGCCATTCCCATACTGACCGCAAACGTTTTGGAAAGGACAGGATGCTATGCGGCGGACGGATTTTGTGAAGAAGACCAGACGGAAAGCCCGGTACCGTTTCGCAGGGCTGCTGACGATCACGGGGTTCACGGCGGTGCTGACGGTTCTCATCTGCCTGCGGGTGTATGCGCAGATCGCAGGCCCGCCGTCGCTCAGTGTGCCCGAGGCGACGGTGTTCATCGACCGGAATGACCATCAGATCGGCGACCGGTTCTCCGGGGAGCGCCGCTACTGGGTCGGCTTGGATGAGATGTCTCCGTTCCTCGTCGATGCGTTCGTCGCGGTGGAGGATAAGAATTTCTACAAGCACGGCGGGTTCGATTATAAGCGGATTGCGGGCGCTGTCCTGAAGGATGTGAAGGCGGGCCGGAAAGCGGAAGGGGCCAGCACGATCACCCAGCAGTACGCACGGAACCTCTATCTGACGAACGAAAAATCATGGACCCGGAAAGCGAACGAAGCGCTCTATGCATACCGGATGGAGCTTTTTTACGATAAAGAACGCATCCTCGAAGGCTATCTGAACACTGTCTATTTCGGTCATGGTATGTACGGCGTCGAAGCCGCGAGCCGGTACTTCTTCGCGAAGCCGGCGGGGGAGCTGACGCTTGAGGAGGCGGCGGCCATCGCCGCCATCCCGAAAGGGCCGTCGATCTACTCCCCTGCCGCCAACAAGGAGAAAGCGGAAAACCGCCGCCAGATCGTGCTGCGGCTGATGGCGGAACAGGGGTTCATCTCCCCCGACCAGAGGGAACGGGCAGGCGGCCAGCAGCTTGTGCTGAAAACGGAAGAGTGGTCGGATCAGAAGGACATCGCTCCCTACTTCCTGAACGAAGTGTGGCAGGACGCAGAAAAGATCCTGGTCGGCAAAGGGAGGTATCCTGCGGAAGGCGGCTGGACCATCAAGACGACGCTCGATCTGGCGCATCAGCAGAAGGCGGAGGAGATCATCGCGGACCGGATGCCGGACAATGACCTGCAGATCGGGTTCGTCTCCATGAAACCGGATACCGGTGAAGTGACGGCGATGGTCGGCGGCCGGAGCTTTGCGGACAGTCCGTTCAACCGGGTCACACAGGCGAAGCGGCAGCCGGGCTCCGCCATGAAGCCGATCCTGTATGCGGCGGCGCTTGAAGACGGGTTCAATCCGCTGACGTTCATCTCGACGGAAAAGACGATTTTCACGTATGACGACGGGCGTTCGTCGTACGAACCGAGCAATGTCAACGGAAAATTCGGCGATCACCCGATTTCACTGGCACAGGCGCTCGCGGTGTCCGACAATATCTATGCCGTGAAGACGCTCGAGGAGATCGGCTACCGGAAATACAATTCAATGGCCGAGAAGCTCGGCATCCAAGTGAAGTTCCCCGAGTCCCCCGCTGTCGCTCTCGGTACGTCCGCAGTGACACTGTTCGAGATGACAGGCGCCTACAACCGGGTGGCGTCGGGCGGCCGGAAGATCGATCCTGTCCTGATCCTCTCCATCGAGGACTCCCGCGGGAAACTGGTGTATGAGCACCCTGAACAGACGAAGAAGCGGGCGATGACCGAGGAGAATGCGTTCGTCCTGACCCATCTGATGACGGGGATGTTCGACCCGGTGTTCAATGACTATCTGACCGCGACCGGCGTATCGATGCGCGCTTCGCAGACGCGGCCGTATGCCGCAAAGTCCGGGACGACGCTGTCCGACCAATACTTGATCGGCTACTCCCCGACACTGACGGCAGGCATCTGGACCGGCTACGACGTCGGCAGGCAGATCGAGGAAGCCGAGGACAAGGCGGCCTCGAAACGGATCTGGATCGACTTCATGGAAAGTGCGCATTCCGGTCTACGGCCTGAGCCGTTCCTGCCGCCGCACGGAGTCAAAGGGGTCACCGTCGATATCGAGACAGGCGGCATCGCGGTGGAAGGCTGTGCGAAGCAGCGGCTCGTCTATCTGAAGGAACGCGATGTGCCGAAGCAGCTCTGTACGGATAAGACGCTGCGGGAGACCCGGCTGCAGGGGACGAAGGAGAAAAAAGGTTTCGATCTGTTCCCATTTTCGTTCTTTGAGTGATACAGGGGCGGAGGACAGCCTGCTGCACCATTTGCGTCCTTCGGCAAATTGGGCGGCAGCCTGTCCTCCTTTGAATGGGGCAGCCTCCATACAGCCGGATAGCCCGCATACATGCTTCTGTGGTGTTGCTTGAGCGGGGGACGGCTTTGCTTGAGCGCAGAGGCAACTTGCTTGAGCGCGGGATGACTCTGCTTGAGCGCGGGATGATTTACTTGAGCGCGGGATGACCCTGCTTGAGCGCGGGATGATTTACTTGAGCGCGGGATGACCCTGCTTGAGCGCAAGACGACTTACTTGAGCGCGGGACAACCTGCTTGAGCGCGGTGCTTCGAGCTGCCGCGTGAATGGAGCGGTTTGCGGGCGGAATGGATTGCTTAGGCAGCGGAATGGAGCGGTTCAGCCTGTTGAAATACCGTGCAGCATTATGGATCGGGTCGCCGCGTGAATGGAGCGGTCCGCCGCCCGCACTATGCACAACCACGAAAAAAGCTTCCTGCCGTTGGGTCGAACGGCGGGAAGCTTTTTATGCGGCGGGCGAGCCCGCGTGTCCTAGCCTACAATAGCAAGCTATCTTTTAGTTTACTGTGTTTCCGTGTGACATTCAACTACATGTTACCGGTTTTTCCCGTTGTCACAAAGCCTTCATAAATGAGGGGACGATTCGCTGAGTGCGATGTGGAGCTTCGGCTCGCTGTTGTTCCACATTTCTTCATTATGCTCTTTCAGGAAATCTGCGAGGATCTCCTTCGAAGTTTCATCCATATTGTCAACGAGGATCTGGCGTTTCATCGACTTGTCCATCCGGTTCACATGATCGGCCAGGATCTTATAGCCGCGTCGCTTCTCCCGGTTGACGATCATTTCACAGGATGTCACGCCCGCGTAATAGGGTCCGTTTTCATTGAAATCGATCGTCACCCAGATGAGCCAGTACAGCTTGCCGCCCTCCGAGTCTTCGCGGTTCGTTGTGAACTTGATGCCCCGCTCGATATCGCTTTTCGCATGCATGGCGCCCACTTCGATGGAGGCCGTGCCTTCTTCTGTATCGATCATGACGGGTGTCACGTTCTCAAGCGACAGCGATCCGATGCCGAACCCTTTGTGTCCGTCAGTCGGATCGTTCTTGATGATCGTGAAGCCCAGCTTCTGTTTCGGTTTCTGCTCGTCTGCCATTTCCGCAAGCCCCTTCCTTTCTGGTAGTATATCTACTATACCCAATTTACCGGAAAGGTGGAACCAGGATGCCGTATGTAACTGTGAAGATGCTGGAAGGGCGGACGGATGAGCAGAAGCGCGAATTGTGTGAGAAAGTGACAGCCGTCGTTGCCGAGACTGTGAATGCACCGAAGGAAAAAGTCGTCGTGTTCATTGAAGAAATGCCGAAATCGCATTACGCGGTCGCCGGCAAGCGCCTCAGCGACAATTGAGTAAAAGCCGGATGGCAGCCAGGTCACCCCTGTGCCATCCGGCTTTCTTCGTTTCACGCCACGCACGCTGACATTTCAGCGATGAAGGCGAACGCGGTGTCCATCTCCTCATCGGAGAAGTTGAGCTTGTTCTTGACGATCCGCACTTTCGCAATCTGGTCCGCACGGTCGAGATGGTCGAAATACAGCAGTGTCGACACGAGTTCCAGGAAACGGGAACTCTGCGTATTGAGCCGGCTGATGCACGGGCCGAGCTCGTCCGCAGGGAAATCCGCCGTCTCGGAAAACTTCACGCCGTCCTCCGTCGCCTTGTACGTGTACTGCACATAAGAGCCTTTGTCGGTGCAGGTTTCATGCAGGAATCCCATCTCGCACAATTCCTCGATCCGCAATGTCAGTTCCTCTGAATAAGGGCCGTACATGTGCAGCTCGTATTTCTCCGCAAAATCGAACTGCAGTTTCTTCAGTATGTATACCATCTTCTGTAATTTCTTCCGCCCGTTCACTTCCTCCGCGAGGGAGATCATCTGGACGATCTTCGCGTGTTCCGCAAGCATTGCGCACGCTCCTTTCTAGCTTCTCAGCAGCTGCAGTATTTCGTTGTACAGCGGGTTGTCCCCCTGCTGTGCTTCCAAGACGTCTTCCGGGAAATAGATTTTGTGGTCCGTGCGCCGCTTGCCGGAGATCGCATCGACGATGTCCGAGGAGCGCGACAGTTCGCTCAGCTCCCCGTTCGGCAGCTGCAGGTAGATCGGGACGCGCTCGTTCTCTTCACCGGGCCGATAGAAGTCGTATGGCAGATCGGAGGATGAGTCGGTCACCAGATAATATTCCGGATCGAGTCCTGCCTGCCGGAACAGGCCGTCGAGCCGCAGCAGTTTGCGGTATTCCTTCGCAGGATCGAATTCCGCGTACTGGAACAGTTTCCGGTTGATGAACCGGCCGCACAGGTCGGACAGGATCGGATCCTGTTCCTTCATCCACAATTGGAAATAGGTGAACAGCACGCCTTCGTCGAGCGAGATGTAGTCTTCCAATGTAATGGTTTTATCGAAAAAAGCACGGAAGGCGATGGGGTCCTGTTGAAACGTATACCCTGTTTTGTACAATTCTTTCGCCCGGTGCAAAATTTTGATGAGAATGACTTCAGCGCTCCGGGAAACCGGGTGGAAGTACACCTGCCAGTACATCTGGTAGCGGCTCATGATGTAGTCCTCGACGGCATGCATGCCGCTCGACTTGATGACGACCTGCTCTTCCGCCGGGCGCATGACGCGGAGGATCCGCTCCATGTCGAAGTGGCCGTACTGGACGCCTGTGTAATAGGCGTCGCGCTGCAGGTAGTCCATCCGGTCAGCATCGATCTGGCTGGA comes from Sporosarcina trichiuri and encodes:
- the argS gene encoding arginine--tRNA ligase; translation: MNAVEQIQNEVKDALHIAVLRTGLADETSLPDIMLETPKNKDNGDYATNIAMQLTKIAKKPPRAIAEAILEKLDTSGTSIESVDIAGPGFMNIILKKDYLSDVVKTVLSQGESYGRTESGQHEKIQVEFVSANPTGDLHLGHARGASLGDALSSILDFAGYDVSREYYINDAGNQVENLARSVEARYFQELGLDKDMPADGYQGADIIDIAKQLVAEYGDKFVSVPDEERYQFFRKYGLDIELGKLKQDLADFRVPFDVWFSETSLYKDGKIDVALNKLRENGHVYEEDGATWFRSTEFGDDKDRVLIKKDGTYTYLTPDIAYHEDKLRRGFDTLINIWGADHHGYIPRMKAAIQALGYDRDTLEVEVAQMVQLYKDGEKFKMSKRTGKAVTLRELVELVGLDAARYFFAMRSGDSQMDFDLDLAVSKSNENPVYYAQYAHARISSILRAAAEQGFAASMEHVDLLKAEKEIELLKKIGDFPQIVGDAARLRAPHRITTYIQELAATFHSFYNAEKVLDPDNRELTEARIALVTATRTTIANALKLVGVAAPDRM
- a CDS encoding DUF1934 domain-containing protein, whose translation is MGTQPPIVPVTINLKSEIRHPGQDTDFMELELAGTITEKGGRRYLRYEEKQNAETVRTTIKLDPEDAVIMRTGAIRMRLPFAPGGTRPGTYANGPLALDLHVVTNELLLTEDHDHGEFRVSYEMHAEDGLLGHYELTITYAEGTR
- a CDS encoding transglycosylase domain-containing protein — encoded protein: MKKTRRKARYRFAGLLTITGFTAVLTVLICLRVYAQIAGPPSLSVPEATVFIDRNDHQIGDRFSGERRYWVGLDEMSPFLVDAFVAVEDKNFYKHGGFDYKRIAGAVLKDVKAGRKAEGASTITQQYARNLYLTNEKSWTRKANEALYAYRMELFYDKERILEGYLNTVYFGHGMYGVEAASRYFFAKPAGELTLEEAAAIAAIPKGPSIYSPAANKEKAENRRQIVLRLMAEQGFISPDQRERAGGQQLVLKTEEWSDQKDIAPYFLNEVWQDAEKILVGKGRYPAEGGWTIKTTLDLAHQQKAEEIIADRMPDNDLQIGFVSMKPDTGEVTAMVGGRSFADSPFNRVTQAKRQPGSAMKPILYAAALEDGFNPLTFISTEKTIFTYDDGRSSYEPSNVNGKFGDHPISLAQALAVSDNIYAVKTLEEIGYRKYNSMAEKLGIQVKFPESPAVALGTSAVTLFEMTGAYNRVASGGRKIDPVLILSIEDSRGKLVYEHPEQTKKRAMTEENAFVLTHLMTGMFDPVFNDYLTATGVSMRASQTRPYAAKSGTTLSDQYLIGYSPTLTAGIWTGYDVGRQIEEAEDKAASKRIWIDFMESAHSGLRPEPFLPPHGVKGVTVDIETGGIAVEGCAKQRLVYLKERDVPKQLCTDKTLRETRLQGTKEKKGFDLFPFSFFE
- a CDS encoding YwhD family protein, producing MADEQKPKQKLGFTIIKNDPTDGHKGFGIGSLSLENVTPVMIDTEEGTASIEVGAMHAKSDIERGIKFTTNREDSEGGKLYWLIWVTIDFNENGPYYAGVTSCEMIVNREKRRGYKILADHVNRMDKSMKRQILVDNMDETSKEILADFLKEHNEEMWNNSEPKLHIALSESSPHL
- a CDS encoding 2-hydroxymuconate tautomerase → MPYVTVKMLEGRTDEQKRELCEKVTAVVAETVNAPKEKVVVFIEEMPKSHYAVAGKRLSDN
- a CDS encoding YwgA family protein, whose protein sequence is MLAEHAKIVQMISLAEEVNGRKKLQKMVYILKKLQFDFAEKYELHMYGPYSEELTLRIEELCEMGFLHETCTDKGSYVQYTYKATEDGVKFSETADFPADELGPCISRLNTQSSRFLELVSTLLYFDHLDRADQIAKVRIVKNKLNFSDEEMDTAFAFIAEMSACVA
- a CDS encoding HD domain-containing protein — translated: MSYEHEKLAEEKVFKDPVHRYIHVRDRVIWDVIGTREFQRLRRIRQLGTTYLVFHGAEHSRFQHSLGVYEIVRRIIDSGFGGRPEWNEGERLVALCAALLHDLGHGPFSHAFEKVFDLDHEKFTQAILLGDTEVNAVLKRVSPEFPQRVADVVGKTYADKLVISLISSQIDADRMDYLQRDAYYTGVQYGHFDMERILRVMRPAEEQVVIKSSGMHAVEDYIMSRYQMYWQVYFHPVSRSAEVILIKILHRAKELYKTGYTFQQDPIAFRAFFDKTITLEDYISLDEGVLFTYFQLWMKEQDPILSDLCGRFINRKLFQYAEFDPAKEYRKLLRLDGLFRQAGLDPEYYLVTDSSSDLPYDFYRPGEENERVPIYLQLPNGELSELSRSSDIVDAISGKRRTDHKIYFPEDVLEAQQGDNPLYNEILQLLRS